The window AACAACATGTCTCTGCCGCTGCTTGCCGAGGCTGTGACGGTGTCTGGGACAGAGAAGGAGACCGCTGCGGTGAGAGACCACACCAACACCATACTGTAACTTATGGCATCCATCAGCAAATTTGCCCACTTGTTGCAAAGTATCAAAGGAAGTGGAAGAGTTGCCTTGCTAAACCTAATTTGTAGTTCAGAGGCACTGTAAACTAGGGTTGGGACGATACTAGTATTGCAGTAttttttttccatggcaaaaatttTAAACAAGTCTTTAATTCTGCTAAACCTGCTGTAGGTAAAATATTGGGTTCTTTgaattggaaaataaataaatgatgacAATGATGTTTCTCTAAAATTAGGACTTTTTCGAAAGAAGTTAAATCTATTCTGTATTTTGTTTACTTGCCAAGATGCTGACAAGTATTTATTTGTTTTCCAATTCAAAGAACACTATTTTAcctacagcaggtttttaaaggaccaaatacTTTGGTTTAGAATgtttgccatggaaaaaatacTGCAATACTAGTATCGTCCCGGCCCTAGTTTACAGCAACAAGTATCGTGATGCTGGTATCGTCCCAGCCCTAGTTTACAGGAACAAGTATCGTGATgctggtatcgtcccggccctagTTTACAGCAACAAGTAtcgtgatactggtatcgtcccggccctagTTTACAGCAACAAGTATCGTGATgctggtatcgtcccggccctagTTTACAGCAACAAGTATCGTGATGCTGGTAACGTCCCGGCCCTAGTTTACAGCAACAAGTAtcgtgatactggtatcgtcccggccccAGTTTACAGCAACAAGTATCGTGATgctggtatcgtcccggccctagTTTACAGCAACAAGTATCGTGATGCTGGTGTTGTCCCGGCCCTACTGTGAACCTACTGGGCAAAAAGTACTTAAATCAACATTTTAGTCcatgtgattaaaaaaaaaaaatcaatttggtgacgttgaatcaatgtggaaaattgattggatttgcaaaaagtcctcaacgtaagggaatttagtcgttttttcacccaacttttaacccaaatccaatgacatggttcgttttttttgttgatttcacattgtacttccggcgccgacagatggccgcctcgcttcgcgttcctaggaaaatatgcagtattttgttttgggttatttcttacattgttaccccaggaaatattAGGTTTTATTACAAACAGccaggaggaactattggatataagagcaatgtcaactcaccaacattacgaccaggaataagacttttccgaagcggatcctctgtttggtccaccaccccaGGAAAATGgattggatcccagccggcgacccaaaacaaaggtgccgcagaaggggcagacagagcggtcttctggtcaggctccgtagacgggcacatcgtgcaccgctCCCGAGTGTACTACTCTCCAATGTCCAggctcttgacaacaaggtagatgaaatccgagcaagggttgccttccagagagacatcagagatggtaacattctctgtttcatggaaacatggatcactcgggatacgttatcagagtcggtacagccacctggcttcttcacgcatcgcgccgacagaaacaatcatctctctggtaagaagaagggcgggggtgtatgccttatgattaccgagacgtggtgtgatcataacaacatacatgaactcaagtccttttgttcacctgacctagaattccttacaattgtagctggggattttaacaaggctaatctgaaaacaaggctccccaaattgtatcagcatatcgaatgcgcgacccgggctggcaaaaccctggatcattgttattctaacttccgcgacgcatataaagcCCTCTCCCGCCCTCgttttggtaaatctgaccacaactccattttgttgctcccaacTTATAGAccgaaactaaaacaggaagcgtccatgctcaggtctgttcaacgctggtccaaccaatcggattccacgcttcaagattgcttcgatgcactgggatatgttccatatagcgtcggacaataacattgatgaatacgctgattcggtgagcgagtttattagcaagtgcatcggtgatgttgtacccacagcatctattaaaacattccccaaccagaaaccgtggattgatggcagcattcgcgcaaaactgaaagcgcgaaccactgcttttaatcagggcaaggtgactgaatacaaacagtgtagctatttcctccgcaaggcaatcaaacaagcaaagcgtcagtatagagacaaagtagagtcgcaattcaacggctcagacacgagaggtatgtggccgggtctacagtcaatcacggactacaaaaggaaaaccagccccgttgcggacCACGATatgttgctcccagacaaactaaacttctttgctcgctttgaggacaacacagtgccactgacacggcccaaaacctgcgggctctccttcactgcagccaacgtgagtaaaacatttaaacgtgttaaccctcgcaaggctgctggcccagacggcatccctagccgcatcctcagagcatgcgcagaccagctggctggtgtgtttacagacatattcaatccagccttatcccagtctgctgttcccacatgcctcaagagggccaccattgttcctgttcccaagaaagcgaaggtaactgagctaaatgactatcgccccgtagcactcacttccgtcatcatgaagtgctttgagagactaatcaaggaccatatcacctccaccctacctgacaccctagacccactccaaattgcttaccggtccacagatgacgcaatcacactgcacactgccctaacccatctggacaagaggaatacctatgtaagaatgctgttcatcgactacagctcagcatttaacaccatagtaccctccaaactcgtcattaagctcgagaccctaggtCTTGACActgtcctgtgcaactgggtcctggacttcctgacgggctgcccccaggtggtgagggtaggtaacatctccaccccgctgatcctcaacactggggccccacaagggtgcgttctcagccctctcctgtactccctgttcacccatgactgtgtggccatgcacgcctccaactcaataatcaagtttgcagacaacaccacagtggtaggcttgattaccaacaacgacgagatggcctacagggtgGAGATGAGGGccatcggagtgtggtgtcaggaaaataacctcacactcaatgtcattaaaacaaaggagatgatcgtggacttcaggaaacagcagagggagcagccccctatccacatcgatgggacagtagtggagaaggtgtaaagttttaaattcctcggcgtacacatcacggacaaactgaaatggtccacccacacagacagcgtggtgaagggcgcctcttcaacctcaggaggctgaagaaattcggcttgtcaccaaaagcactcacaagctTCTACacatgcacaatcgagagcatcctgtcaggctgtatcaccaccttgtacggcaactgctccacccacaacagtaaggctctccagagggtagtgaagtttgcacaacgcatcaccgggggcaaactacctaccctccaggacacctctacaccatccgatgtcacaggaaggccaaaaagatcatcaaggacctcgctatcatccagaaggcgaggtcagtacagattagaggtcgaccgattatgatttttcaacgccgataccgatttattggaggaccaaaaaagccgataccgattaatcggtcgatttgttttatttattattattatttaattttttaaaatatattttatatattattattatttttattattattattattattttttaaatatatatttttatttaaaaaaaattgtatttttttttattttttattttattttattttttattttttatattttgttatttatatatatatatatatatatattttaaaaattttatataaaaaaatgttattatataatttttttatttgtaataatgacaattacaacaatactgaatgaacacttattttaacttcatataatacatcaataaaatcaatttagtctccagtaaataatgaaacatgttcaatttggtttaaataatgcaaaaacaaagtgttggcgaagaaagtaaaagtgcaatatgtgctatgtaagaaagctaatgtttcagcTCCTTgcacagaacatgagaacatatgaaagctcgtggtcctttttaacatgagtcttcaatattcccaggtaagaagttttaggttgtagttatatataggactatttccctctataccattttgtatttcattaacctttgactattagatgttcttataggcactttagtattgccagtgtaacagtatagcttccgtccctctcctcgttcctccctgggctcgaaccagcaacacgaCAACAGCctccatcgaagcagcgttacccatgcagagcaactactagaaggctcagagcgagtgatgtttgaaacgctattagcgtgcgctaactagctagccatttcacttcggttacaccagcctcacctcaggagttgataggcttgaagtcataaacagcgcaatgcttgacgcacaatgaatagcttctggcaaaacgcacaaaagtgctgtttgaatgaatgtttacgcgcctgcttctgcctaccaccgctcagtcagatacttgtatgcttgtatgctcagtcagattatatgcaacgcaggacatgcaagataatatctagtaatatcatcaaccatgtgtagttaactagtgattatgattgttttttataagatacgtttaatggtagctagcaacttaccttggcttactgcattcgcgtaacaggcagtctccttgtggagtgcaacgagagagaggcaggtcgttattgcgttggactagttaactgtaaggtcgccagattggatcccctgagctgacaaggtgaaaatgtgtcgttctgcccctgaacgaggcagttaacccaccgttcctaggccgtcattgaaaataagaatgtgttcttaactgacttgcctagttaaataaaggtatatttaaaaaaaatcggcAAATAGGCtaccaaaaatactgatttccgattgttatgaaaacttgaaatcgaccctaattattcggccattccgattaatcggtcgacttctagtacagatgcatcaaaacggggaccgagagactgaaaaacagcttctatctcaaagccattagactgttaaacagccatcactaacattaagtggctgctgccaacatactgactcaaatatctagccactttaataatgaaacattTATTACAtaaatttatcactagccactttaaacaatgccactttatataatgtttacatacactactcatctcatatgtatttactgtactctataccatctactgcatcttgcctatgccgttcggccttcgctcattcatatatttttatgtacatattcttattcattcctttacacttgtgtgtgtgtatataaggtagttgttgtgaaattgttaggttagattacttgttcgataatactgcatggtcggaattagaagcacaagcatttcgctacactcgcattaacatctgctaaccatgtgtatgtgacaaataaaatttgatttgacgttAGTTAACaattcaaccaaatgtaaataacATAAAAACGTTGAACTGCCGTCTGTGCCCTGTGGGAAATTATTTGGTATGGTTGCACAGCCCTATCAGAACTGTGCTATGTTAAAATATTGCAGCTTGAAGGCATAACAAACTGATTACATCAGTTATTTGGGTCTGTAAGCACTTGTAAGGTCAAAACCAACTCTATTGAATTCACTTGTGAATGCTCATATTTGATTTTGACAGAATGAAAATTcattttaaatttttaaaatgtttaaattttttttaatgttcttACGTTCTATCTGGCTCACCAAATTCATTTTCTTTCTCTTATGCTGCCTCTGATTAAATAATATTATTTCGCGTTGGCAAGCAGTAATATCAACTGAGTAGGAATTTGcccttttttgttgtttttgggcCTGATTCGCTTGTACATGGTGTTCATATGCAATACAGTGCAGTAGCCATTGGTGTTCTTTGTGGTTCGTAATGCACCATTGACCATTTTACAATCTCCCCAAATCTACCACAGGTGATCTTCCTTCATGGTTTGGGTGACTCAGGGTGAGTTTTCTGTCTGAAGCCTGTTGCATGCTTCCCAGTCAACATTTTGCATATATTATAACAACATTTTGAGACGTTTTGGTGTTCGGCAGGTTTTTTTCCGGCTGTTCATGCacacgttttttttttgttttcttgaggcAAGTCTAAGTTCGGTAGCCGAAGTCTGCGCCCCTTTGTCAGTGATTGATCAACCGTACTACTCCTAGTAGGATTAGGTACTATGGACGGGATTCTTCAATTAAAGTGTTGCTTGTCATTCAACGACAGACGACTAGTTTTCATGCAAATGTTTTcgcttgagaaatactgcaccaaacatcttagttagatgtaaaattgcgcgacTAAGACATCCTCTGCAAAAACGTGAAAATCAAGATAATTTATTACAGttagattaattcagactattttgagcAAGTGTGCACCTTCATATATACGGTCATGGTGTATACTGACTGTTGTTGCTACGGCGTCTCAAGAGGGACAAACGGTAAAAAtagcttatttaaaaaaaaaaaaatggtcgtcttttaagggagtatgagAGACACAGACATTCACTTTGCCTAGCCAAGTTCTGCTATGAGGAAACCAAACCTAGTATGCGGGCGCCTTTATACTCTGTATAAATCGTTCTGTCTTATAGCCTAATCTGTAAAGAGTACAAAGTTCTCTCTCTGATTTGCTCTTTTTCTTCCTGTTGTCAGGCATGGCTGGGCAGATGCCATGACGGCTATCCAACTGCCACATGTAAAGTATATCTGCCCCCACGCGTAAGTCTGTATGATTATCTGTCATTTTCTGACAAGTTTATTTCTCTGCTAAAGTGCCTCTGTCTCAATTTCCAGAGTAGGATGTAATAAGAGAGTTGAGTCTTATATTTGGTAGTGTCTCATCTCTGATCTTTCCATACAACCACTTTGTATTCCTCCACCCATGTGTACTTAAATTGACTCACTTGTTTGTCCGCAGGCCCAGAATCCCCGTCACTCTCAATATGAAGATGACCATGCCCTCATGGTGAGTCATATGTTTGCCCTGATCTGAAAAATATGTCATTGGCCAATGGCTTGACTCTAACCTACACTTCAGTGGGAAAATATTTCCTTTTGGTAAGAGATTTGTTGAACAAGGATTTCCTTCAAAGacggattcacacacacactaccaggaTACCAGGGGCACATaacatatacagtgagctccaaaagtattgggacagtgacatattttttgttgttttggctctgtactccagcattttggatttgaaataatacaatgattgaggttaaagtgcagactgtcagctttaatctCAGGGAATTTGagcttttggtcccctaaaatatacaaaaagtgctgtaatttctaagcGGTTCatccgatatggatgaaaaaacCCCACatttaaagctgacagtctgcactttcaCCTCATCGACATtgaatcatttcaaatccaaagtgcttgagtacagagccaaaacaacaaaacatttcactgtgcCAATACTTTTGGAGGTCACTGAATGAGACGCGTATTAAATCGACTGACCATGGATCTGTAGGTTTGACCTGATGGGTCTCAGCCCAGATTCTCCAGAGGACGAGGCTGGCATCAAGAGGGCAGCGGAGAACAGTAAGTCATTCAGTGTGACACCAGTACtatacatcatatatatatatataaaaaatagcaTTGTAGATGCATATAAGTGTCATACCAAGCCCTATTCACATAACCATGTTAGCTAAAGCACAATATGCATCATTATTAGACATTATCAGCCCCACTATGTACTGTAGATGTTCAATTTCTGTTTTCACTCTATTCCACAGTCAAGGCCATAATCGACCATGAGGCAAAGAATGGGATACCCGCCAATCGTGTGCTGCTTGGAGGGTTCTCTCAGGTAAGCGTCAATGTGAATCGCTATGGAGGTGTTGTGCAAATGAAGTCCTCTGTTTCGAGTTCCTGAttctctgtgatttatttttgtCAACATTTCTGTTTAAACTGTGTAAACCATGTGAACATCTCTATAGCTCTCAACCCATtctacctctctttccctctattgtTCCATTTTCTCCCAGGGTGGGGCTCTGTCCTTGTATACCGCTCTCACCTGTCAGCAGCAATTGGCGGGCGTGGTCGCTCTCAGTTGCTGGTTACCGCTTCACAAGAGTTTCCCACAGGTACAGCTACACAGCTTACTTGTTTGTACGGTACTCTCGGGGCCCCTGAACATTCCACAGAGCTGTTTCTTTTATTACTGGGCTGGATTCCAAACTGGAAAAGTTACTCTCCGTTTGTCTTGATGATTTTGCTGTGTAGGTATGAATGAACTGAATATGTGATTTGGTGTTAGAACCTGGTCTTGGTCTTCACTTTTTGCTTGTATTATTTGGATGTAATGGTCTGCTGTTCCCATTAGGCGGCGAGCGCCAGTGGGAACAGAGACATGCCCATACTGCAGTGTCATGGGGAGATGGACCCCATGATCCCAGTGCAGTTTGGGGCCATGACGGCCGAGAAGCTCAAGGTCATCGTCAACCCTCAGAAAATCACCTTCCGGACCTACCCGGGACTCATGCACAGCTCCTGTCCTCAGGTAAAAGGGGATTTTGGTTGTAACATGCATGAGTATCAATGTTCTATACGTGTTAATATTTTTCTATGAGTATCGGTGTGGAAGTATTCATGGTGTTCGGTTTCTTATAAGCCTCCTTTATTTTGATTTTGCAGGAGATGGCAGCAGTGAAGGAATTCATTGAGAAGCAGTTGCCCCGAATCTGACCTCACCTCAACCCCACTGTGACCCTTAAACACTGACTTCTCACCTCTGACCTGCCATTCTCCCACTGGAAACAGCCATGAgcactgccccctccctccccatacaTACACAGTAACACTTACTTTCACAtatcatcatcatatacacacaatacATTCCATAAAAATCCAACCAAcgcacattatactggactcaaCATTTATAAACGCACATTTGTTAACACACTGAAGTGCACACGCAAGTCTTACCTTTTTGAGCGAGAATCACACACTCGCACAGTACATTCCCCTAGGATTATTTTCTCTCTTATCCAACCTGCCATTGTCCCCTCTTactttctctcaatctctcgcCTCCTTTCACAACCTCCACTCCTGTTTCCCACCTatgctgtgtgtgtcagtgagtcagtgaaGCAGTTAGTGTGCAGGTGGCCCTGTTGCTAGATGCCACCCGGTGTCAGAGAGCCTGGCTCAGGTTCAGCAGCCTGTGGTTCTGGTCCTCAGGCCCCGAGGTCTGGTGCCGTCTGGAGTGACTCTGGTGCCGTCTGGAGTGACTCTAGTGCCGTCTGGAGTGACTGGTGCCGTCTGGAGTGACTCTGGTGCCACGCTGCTCTGCATGCTGTTCCCAACGGGTTCACGGCCACTGGTGGGGTTGTGGTCACACCCCAGCTACCCATGGGATGCCCCTGTTACTCCTGGGTGCCCCTACTTGTGCTGATTCAAATATCTGACATgattattaaaataaataaataaaggaaacCTATGGATCATTACTTTTGCCACCATCTTCTGTTCTTTGCTGCAATTTAGGGCTATTGATGAAGTGGATAAAGTGTACATTTTATGATTTATTTTGTTTGACATGAATGGGAATGATAACAAAAATGAAGTGGCAGGATTTCATAAAAATGTATTGACTGACAAAGATTAAAATGTTGAATTACATGGCTTAGGGCTTTAAAAAATCCTAGAAATGAAAGCTAAACCTAGATTGGTCATGTCTCACACCAGATGGAACCAGACCAGGATGTAAAGTGTAGTAGACACAACTTGACTGCAGCTCTTCCTAGCTGTTCCCTCTCAGCATCTAGCATTTGACCAGTGAGCCAAGTTCCATTCCATCCGTGTCCAGCACAAATCAGTCTCGGCTCTCACGCTGACAGGTCATTTTTACTGTCGGAACAAAACCATCTACTCATTTGACAACTTACTGGCACCCACTAGTAAAGTGTGAAAAGGTCAGAGTTAACTCTGAAAATGGTTATACACTGGGAAGGCTTTGATAGAAAGAAGCTGTTCCTTTTTAATTGAAGGGTGATTTTTAAAAAGCATTAATCTTGAACAACTTGTGGCTCTTGGGTGTATGACTTTTAACAGAGTTAGTGTGCTAAAATAAGATgttctgtcttttccttttgtCAATGTTTTCTCTCTTTATGATGACCTATTCTGTGTTACTGAAACCTCATTTAAAAGGGTGGACATTGGAGAATAAAAAAATCTGTATTGATTGTTCTGCTATTTAATGAATGTCTCTTACTCCCTAATTTGTCTCTTATGACATCTTTCCCCATGTCATCTTCCTTGACCCAACACATCTGTTGTTACTTTTCACTTGTACTACTAGTAGGCTACATTTTGTATTTTCTCTGTTCCTTTCTCTTTTATTTGTCTTCCATCCCTTTTTTGCCTTCTAGTCCCATCCTATCACCTAATTCCATGTGGGACAAGGTTGGATAAAGTGTCTCATATGTTCTCCTGAGTTGTACTTTGTCTTTGTTTGAATTTTTACGGTTGTGACTCATTTTGATCTGTCATTTTGTCTCAATGTGTTTGGTCACTTTATCATCTCATCTTTGTGTCTGTTAATTTGACTGGCTAAAACATGTTGAGCGACTGTTTGTCCCTCAGGTTATTTTATTTTTCCAAGACACCTGTATGTGTGGAATAAATGATGCAAATAACAACAGTGCATTTGAGTTGAGTGTTTTTGTGGAATGGTTATGGTAGTAATATTCTGGTCTGTGAACTGTGCATCACATCGTTCAAGAAATTGGGGACATCCAAAGCGTGCATGTGTACGTCTCTTGTGCAGACTTCTGCAGTGCagaccatagagaatgatagaggcctctagtggcccaaagggccattgagggcttccaccccTTTTAAAGTAGCCAATTGGttgggacttcctatgggttgCAGCCTCAATGGCCACTGCCCATGCTATCACAGACGCTATAATGGCACCGATATAAAGTTGAGTCCTCTATTTCTATGTTGCAGACTAAGAAATGTATGTATTTGGGTAGTTAAGTGGTAGTTACCACGCTAAATGAACAGGACAAGCCATATAACATCAATGTTTCAGGGATTGAAATGATCGAGTCTGTTTGAAAGGAGTCTGTCACTTAAGTGTAGCCTAATGACATGCATGAATTGATCTACTACTGTAACGGCATCAGAAAGGTAAACGTAATGTTTCTTGAGACATTTAGCTATATAATAGTTTCTCCTTCGCCTTCTCGAATGTCCTTTTTCTTTTTGCCTCTGAGTTGTGTCAACAAAAGTCGACCTGTACCCCAGAGGAGTGAGGTGAGTTCAGAAAGTCAGGAAATGGCATCTGCAGCACTGCATTGTAGTTAACCAGGCACATATAGTTAACCACTGCCTGCAAATCTCTCAAAATATAATATGTAGGCTAGGAGATAGCCTACCACAGATGCATTCTTGCCACCGATGCAATTGTTAGTCCTTTTACCAGACATGGGGGTGCTTATTACATTCGATAATGCGAAGCATAAATTCACAGATAGGCTATGATGATGTGAGGGACCAGTATGAGGGATTGACGAAAGAAATAGAACACATTTATTAATGGTGTCTTTATTGGGTTACAGGCAAACAGTACTTTGACAACAATGGTAAATAGTATCCAGGTACATGAGTGATTGGTCGATTTCCCAGGCATTGCAGCTGTGCTTTTCCACAGGAATATGAATGTTCCATCCAATGTCAGAAACATACTTTTTGTATTGGCGTATTCTCGCACTTTTAATAGTGTCTGTCAAATTGTGAGTGAGAATTGCTTTTTATTCCTGCATCTCCACCATCAGTCTTTGGGTCAAAATTATTCTTGAGAAAATAATTTAGTTAAACCTATTCCTGAACTAAAAAACTCAAGTATGGATAGTCTCCATAGAGTATCCTTTTAAGTCCAGGAAACCGGCCCATAGTGCATTGATTCATTTGACATGAAGCTTTTGCAAAACTTCAAACTCAGCTCTCATAGACCACTGTTGTGGAGCTAGTGTGAACTGCCAAGTTCCTGTGCCAACTTTGAGTAACTTTCCTTGCCATTCACGACAAGGAACAAGTTATAAGCAATTTCCTGGGTAATGACTACTTTATTAGTGTCCCCTTTCAGCTGCCTCCGGCAACAATGGTTTAGGTCTGCTGAGGCCAACCTAACCCACTGTGTCTGGGTTACTGTCATTGCTGATTATTGACCCAACCTTGCAATGTAAATGCTTGACTGAGTGAATCCCAGACCCCACAGAAGTTCATGAAGGGAACCATTGCTCATATCAAAATAATCAAGTGTATTTTGTACTTCTTCAGTCACTGCTAGTATCCATTACTGCACTGTGAATTCATCCCATCTGAGAACATAATAGCACATGTTTGTTGTAATTGTGGATGTATAGAGAAATAGATGCAGAAATAACCAAATTAAATACATTAGAATGACACGCTTATAAATGAATTTACAAGGCTTTTACACTTACAAAATACTGGCTTAAAGAACAACAGCTGTCCCTGAGAAAATGATAGAATAGCGCTTTGTTTACTGCAAATTCTGTGTGTATAAAAATAAGAAAACTAAAAGTAATAGAAATAACTTGTTTTGACAAATCTTGATAAGAGTCCATTCAGTATCCAGTGCACCTTTAACAAAAGCTGTAAAGAGATATAATAAATACATATTTCAATATaaatataacaaataaataaaggtaCATGTTGCTCTC of the Oncorhynchus tshawytscha isolate Ot180627B linkage group LG31, Otsh_v2.0, whole genome shotgun sequence genome contains:
- the LOC112229898 gene encoding acyl-protein thioesterase 2-like translates to MCGNNMSLPLLAEAVTVSGTEKETAAVIFLHGLGDSGHGWADAMTAIQLPHVKYICPHAPRIPVTLNMKMTMPSWFDLMGLSPDSPEDEAGIKRAAENIKAIIDHEAKNGIPANRVLLGGFSQGGALSLYTALTCQQQLAGVVALSCWLPLHKSFPQAASASGNRDMPILQCHGEMDPMIPVQFGAMTAEKLKVIVNPQKITFRTYPGLMHSSCPQEMAAVKEFIEKQLPRI